In one Micromonospora polyrhachis genomic region, the following are encoded:
- a CDS encoding DUF6385 domain-containing protein — translation MLTSATTLVERRTVLTGDFGTHPYEAGWATEALFYVRTEGPHPTLTIQAQVSPDGVEWLDRGARLTLPSDRSLIDVELYGFGTWIRLFITGSTSEQPTTLLVHLALKG, via the coding sequence ATGCTCACCTCCGCCACCACGCTCGTCGAGCGACGCACGGTGCTCACGGGCGACTTCGGAACGCATCCCTACGAGGCGGGGTGGGCCACCGAGGCGCTGTTCTACGTGCGGACCGAGGGGCCCCATCCCACGCTGACCATTCAAGCGCAGGTCTCACCCGACGGCGTGGAGTGGCTGGACCGCGGTGCGCGGCTGACCCTGCCAAGCGACCGCTCGCTGATCGACGTGGAACTGTACGGGTTCGGCACGTGGATCCGCCTTTTCATCACCGGGTCCACGTCCGAGCAGCCGACGACTCTGTTGGTGCATCTGGCGCTCAAGGGCTGA